One Indicator indicator isolate 239-I01 chromosome Z, UM_Iind_1.1, whole genome shotgun sequence genomic window carries:
- the SMIM15 gene encoding small integral membrane protein 15 yields the protein MIDIKAWAEYIVEWAAKDPYGFLTTVILALTPLFIISAALSWKLARMVEAREREQKKKQKRQENIAKAKRTKKD from the coding sequence atgatTGATATTAAGGCTTGGGCTGAATACATTGTGGAGTGGGCTGCAAAGGACCCATATGGCTTTCTAACTACAGTGATTTTGGCCCTTACACCATTGTTCATAATAAGTGCAGCACTTTCATGGAAGCTTGCAAGAATGGTTGAGGCCAGAGAACGAgagcagaagaagaaacaaaaacgCCAAGAGAATATTGCAAAAGCCAAACGAACAAAGAAGGATTAA